One window from the genome of Sphaerotilus microaerophilus encodes:
- the boxB gene encoding benzoyl-CoA 2,3-epoxidase subunit BoxB, whose amino-acid sequence MSSINYSEKIPNNVNLSEDRTLQRALEHWQPNYLQWWQDMGPDGSQDFDVYLRTAVSVDPQGWAQFGHVKMPDYRWGIFLNPAEQDRKIHFGDHKGEDAWQDVPGEHRANLRRIIVTQGDTEPASVEQQRHLGLTCPSQYDLRNLFQVNVEEGRHLWAMVYLLHRYFGRDGREEAEALLERRSGNADNPRILQAFNEKTPDWLAFFMFTYFTDRDGKFQLCALAESSFDPLARTTKFMLTEEAHHMFVGESGISRVIQRTVDAMNQLKTDDVGKLRAAGVIDLPTIQRYINFHFSVTIDLFGADQSSNAATFYSSGLKGRYEEGKRVDDHVLKSQHYKILEVAEGQLREKEVPMLNALNEVLRDDYITDSKGGVERWNRVIEKAGIPFKLTVPHKAFHRSIGTLSGVKVSPDGRVVSDHEWNQKVENWLPTDEDRAYVASLMGRVVEPGKFANWIAPPVIGINRQPIDFEYVRFN is encoded by the coding sequence ATGAGCAGCATCAACTACAGCGAAAAGATCCCCAACAACGTCAACCTGTCGGAAGACCGCACGCTGCAGCGCGCGCTGGAGCACTGGCAGCCCAACTACCTGCAGTGGTGGCAGGACATGGGCCCGGACGGCAGCCAGGACTTTGACGTCTACCTGCGCACGGCGGTCAGCGTCGATCCGCAGGGCTGGGCGCAGTTCGGCCACGTCAAGATGCCCGACTACCGCTGGGGCATCTTCCTGAACCCGGCCGAGCAGGACCGCAAGATCCACTTCGGTGACCACAAGGGCGAGGACGCCTGGCAGGACGTGCCCGGCGAACACCGCGCCAACCTGCGCCGCATCATCGTCACGCAGGGCGACACCGAGCCGGCGTCGGTCGAGCAGCAGCGCCACCTGGGCCTGACCTGCCCGAGCCAGTACGACCTGCGCAACCTCTTCCAGGTGAACGTGGAAGAGGGCCGCCACCTCTGGGCGATGGTCTACCTGCTGCACCGCTACTTCGGCCGCGACGGCCGCGAGGAGGCCGAGGCGCTGCTGGAGCGCCGCAGCGGCAATGCGGACAACCCGCGCATCCTGCAGGCCTTCAATGAGAAGACGCCGGACTGGCTCGCGTTCTTCATGTTCACCTACTTCACGGACCGGGACGGCAAGTTCCAGCTCTGTGCCCTGGCTGAATCCAGCTTCGACCCGCTGGCGCGCACCACCAAGTTCATGCTGACCGAGGAAGCGCACCACATGTTCGTGGGCGAGTCGGGCATCAGCCGCGTGATCCAGCGTACCGTGGACGCGATGAACCAGCTCAAGACCGACGACGTGGGCAAGCTGCGCGCGGCCGGCGTGATCGACCTGCCGACCATCCAGCGCTACATCAACTTCCACTTCTCGGTGACCATCGACCTGTTCGGCGCCGACCAGTCGTCCAACGCCGCCACCTTCTACTCGTCGGGCCTCAAGGGCCGTTACGAGGAAGGCAAGCGAGTCGACGACCACGTGCTCAAGAGCCAGCACTACAAGATCCTGGAGGTGGCCGAGGGCCAGCTGCGCGAGAAGGAAGTGCCGATGCTCAACGCCCTGAACGAGGTGCTGCGCGACGACTACATCACCGACTCGAAGGGCGGCGTGGAGCGCTGGAACCGCGTGATCGAGAAGGCGGGCATTCCCTTCAAACTGACCGTGCCGCACAAGGCCTTCCACCGCAGCATCGGCACGCTCTCGGGCGTGAAGGTGTCGCCGGACGGCCGCGTGGTGTCCGATCATGAGTGGAACCAGAAGGTCGAGAACTGGCTGCCCACCGACGAGGACCGCGCCTACGTCGCTTCGCTGATGGGCCGTGTGGTCGAGCCGGGCAAGTTCGCCAACTGGATCGCGCCGCCGGTCATCGGCATCAACCGCCAGCCGATCGACTTCGAGTACGTCCGCTTTAACTGA